The Corvus moneduloides isolate bCorMon1 chromosome 25, bCorMon1.pri, whole genome shotgun sequence genome includes a window with the following:
- the SC5D gene encoding lathosterol oxidase: MDLVLEAADRHLLTPYVYPAGWPEGEPCRQLLSLFVITNLGALALYLLFGTLSYYFIFDHELKKHPQFLENQVSREIAYALRSLPWISVPTVALFFAEVRGYSKLYDNIEDSPYGWSGVFLSMLSFLFFTDMGIYWIHRGLHHKLFYKRFHKPHHLWKIATPFASHAFHPVDGFMQSLPYHVYPFLFPLHKVTYLGLYIFVNVWTISIHDGDYRVPRLLRHVINGSAHHTDHHLYFDYNYGQYFTLWDKIGGSYKSPTSFEGKGPHDYLRKLREKDSGASNGVAASKKDQGASNGIAASKTE; the protein is encoded by the exons ATGGATCTGGTCCTGGAAGCCGCTGACCGGCACCTCCTGACGCCCTACGTGTACCCGGCGGGGTGGCCCGAGGGTGAGCCCTGCCGCCAGCTCCTCAGCCTCTTCGTCATCACCAACCTGGGGGCCCTCGCCCTCTACCTGCTCTTTGGCACCCTCAGCTACTACTTCATCTTCGACCACGAGCTCAAGAAGCATCCCCAGTTCCTGGAG AACCAGGTGAGCCGGGAGATCGCCTACGCCCTGCGCTCCCTGCCCTGGATCAGCGTCCCCACCGTCGCCCTGTTCTTTGCCGAGGTGCGGGGCTACAGCAAACTCTACGACAACATCGAGGACTCCCCTTATG gCTGGTCTGGTGTGTTCCTCAGCATGctgtccttcctcttcttcaccGACATGGGCATCTACTGGATACACCGTGGTCTCCACCACAAGCTATTCTATAAG CGCTTCCACAAGCCCCACCACCTGTGGAAGATCGCCACGCCCTTCGCCAGCCACGCCTTCCACCCCGTGGACGGCTTCATGCAGAGCCTGCCCTACCACGTGTaccccttcctcttccccctgcACAAAGTCACCTACCTGGGCCTCTACATCTTCGTCAACGTCTGGACCATCTCCATCCACGACGGCGACTACCGCGTGCCGCGGCTGCTGCGGCACGTCATCAACGGCTCTGCCCACCACACCGACCACCACCTGTACTTCGACTACAACTACGGGCAGTATTTCACCCTCTGGGACAAGATTGGGGGTTCCTACAAGAGCCCCACGTCCTTCGAGGGCAAAGGCCCCCACGATTACTTGCGCAAGCTCCGAGAGAAAGACTCGGGAGCGTCCAACGGCGTCGCGGCCTCTAAGAAAGACCAGGGAGCGTCCAACGGCATCGCGGCCTCCAAGACCGAGTAG